The Clostridioides sp. ES-S-0010-02 genome window below encodes:
- a CDS encoding cell wall-binding repeat-containing protein: MNKKNLAILVAGMMFFSSSSVIFANNVTKQERLIGKTRYETAVEVSKLGWVQSKVAIIVNGNSIQSALCANPFAKLKNAPILLVNDNSIESSTKTELKRLGVDNVYIVDSGNSISNKVENKIKSLNIKVNKIVGNNIYEMSTNLLKEIDKIKKVENVAVVNGLKGLSDAVSIASPSAIHNMPIILVSEENRNNSSINFLNNRSIKKSYIVGGNKILSDNTVKKYPNKERISGSDRNNTNAKIIEQFYKTKSIKNVFVTKDGMNKENALVDALSIGVLAAKENSPVIISNGTLVNSQKDFINNKDIKEVTQVGGGDNQKAFEDILKLKNVDIRNKTKKISLIEAKEILKQAVPESNVLVCYYDQDDNKYDSKVIKDNIVYEVEIDAYSGKIIEIEKDDDINNNLGVKNISLDKAKSIILDAIPNGNLIYCKYDAGDNEYEAKVVKDNKTYEIEINAFDGRIIDIDMDDDYDDNDYDDSDNNHNNSDSNSNNNNSIISIEKAKSIMLNKVPGGKIVKFEYDKDDKEYEGEIIKGNNEYDITISAITGKILEYEVDTI; the protein is encoded by the coding sequence ATGAATAAGAAAAACTTAGCTATATTAGTGGCAGGTATGATGTTTTTTTCTAGCTCTTCAGTAATCTTTGCAAACAACGTAACAAAGCAAGAAAGATTAATAGGTAAAACAAGATATGAAACGGCTGTAGAAGTGAGTAAATTAGGATGGGTTCAATCAAAGGTAGCAATTATAGTCAATGGTAACTCTATTCAAAGTGCACTTTGTGCAAATCCTTTTGCTAAATTAAAAAATGCTCCTATACTATTAGTAAATGATAATAGTATAGAAAGTTCAACTAAAACTGAACTTAAAAGACTTGGCGTAGATAATGTATATATAGTGGACAGTGGAAATAGTATATCTAATAAAGTAGAAAATAAAATAAAATCACTCAACATAAAGGTAAATAAAATAGTAGGAAATAATATCTATGAAATGTCTACAAATTTACTTAAAGAAATAGATAAAATAAAAAAAGTGGAAAATGTAGCAGTTGTAAATGGATTAAAGGGGTTATCTGATGCAGTTAGCATAGCTTCTCCATCAGCAATACATAATATGCCTATAATACTAGTATCAGAGGAAAACAGAAATAATAGCAGTATAAATTTCTTAAACAATAGGTCTATAAAAAAATCTTATATAGTTGGTGGAAATAAGATTTTATCAGACAATACAGTAAAAAAATATCCGAATAAAGAAAGAATCAGTGGTTCAGATAGAAACAATACCAATGCCAAAATTATTGAACAATTTTACAAAACCAAAAGTATAAAAAATGTGTTTGTTACTAAAGATGGTATGAACAAGGAAAATGCACTAGTAGACGCATTATCAATAGGAGTATTGGCAGCCAAAGAAAATTCTCCTGTAATAATATCTAATGGCACTCTTGTAAACAGCCAAAAAGATTTTATTAACAATAAAGACATAAAAGAAGTAACACAAGTTGGCGGAGGTGATAACCAAAAAGCATTTGAGGATATCTTAAAGCTAAAAAATGTCGATATAAGAAATAAAACTAAAAAAATATCTTTAATTGAAGCTAAGGAAATATTAAAACAAGCTGTTCCAGAAAGTAATGTTTTAGTTTGTTACTACGACCAAGATGATAATAAATACGACAGTAAGGTTATAAAGGATAATATTGTATATGAAGTAGAAATAGACGCCTACTCTGGTAAAATAATAGAAATTGAAAAAGATGATGATATAAATAATAATTTAGGTGTCAAAAATATATCTTTAGATAAAGCTAAATCTATAATACTAGATGCCATTCCTAATGGTAATTTAATATACTGTAAATATGATGCTGGCGATAATGAATATGAAGCTAAAGTTGTAAAAGATAATAAAACATATGAAATAGAGATAAATGCATTTGATGGAAGAATTATAGATATTGATATGGACGATGATTATGATGATAATGATTATGATGACTCTGATAATAATCACAATAATAGTGATTCTAATTCTAATAACAATAACTCTATAATTAGCATTGAAAAAGCT